A DNA window from Rhizobium jaguaris contains the following coding sequences:
- a CDS encoding heparinase II/III family protein, with protein sequence MSRRTALARLRLTRHTMRVPERLIVAPTDLRSIDPFFVEELLNGRILLAGRVLELEGQSPFALELPSQAFAARLHSFRWLRHLRAEKSDQASALARSILNDWMAVHGRRLKGIAWAPDTAAQRLIAWLSHSPVVLQGTDGGFYRRFMRMLVFHVRYLRRVAATTRDGETRFRVRIALALSSVAMPNGASTLKRAGQALDREIDRQILQDGGHISRNPRVALELLLDLLPLRQTYVNLGHDAPARLIPGIDRMYPALRFFRHQDGDLALFNGATSTLANELMSVLRYDETAGQVFKALPHTKYHRLAAGHAVVIVDTGAPASADLSRTAHAGCLSFEMSSGKSRFIINSGSPNFAGDRYIQAARATAAHSTVTLDDTSSSQFSKSKTLGPVIVSGVKKVIVERAETEDGRDYVRAVHDGYLSTFGYAHERELSLNANGTILAGRDRFFVPEGKKSLLKGDGLASARFHIHPSISLLQTETDSALLIAPDGETWVLSSPGNEVLVAEDIFFADASGMRSSDQLEIVFPIAEKPEIRWFLSYRP encoded by the coding sequence ATGTCGCGCCGCACGGCGTTGGCGCGATTGCGTCTTACCCGCCACACGATGCGTGTGCCGGAACGATTGATCGTGGCTCCGACGGACCTGCGCAGCATCGATCCGTTCTTCGTCGAAGAGCTTTTGAACGGCCGCATCCTCCTGGCCGGCCGGGTGCTGGAATTGGAGGGGCAATCACCCTTCGCCCTGGAGCTGCCGTCGCAGGCTTTTGCCGCCCGACTGCACAGTTTTCGCTGGCTGCGGCATTTGCGGGCGGAAAAGAGCGATCAGGCCTCGGCCTTAGCGCGATCCATTCTCAACGACTGGATGGCCGTGCACGGCCGGCGGCTAAAGGGAATAGCCTGGGCGCCTGATACAGCTGCCCAGCGGCTAATTGCCTGGCTGTCGCATTCGCCCGTGGTCCTGCAGGGCACGGATGGCGGCTTTTATCGTCGTTTCATGCGCATGCTGGTCTTCCACGTCCGTTATCTCCGCCGCGTGGCGGCAACGACCCGTGACGGCGAGACGCGGTTCCGGGTGCGGATCGCGCTTGCCCTGTCCTCGGTCGCCATGCCGAACGGCGCCTCGACGTTGAAGCGTGCCGGCCAGGCGCTCGACCGGGAAATCGACCGGCAGATCCTCCAGGATGGCGGACATATCTCGCGCAATCCGCGTGTGGCGCTGGAACTGCTGCTCGATTTGCTGCCGCTGCGCCAGACTTACGTCAATCTTGGCCATGATGCGCCGGCCCGGCTGATCCCCGGCATCGATCGCATGTATCCGGCCCTGCGCTTCTTCCGGCATCAGGATGGCGATCTCGCGCTCTTCAACGGCGCGACCTCGACGCTGGCCAACGAGCTGATGTCGGTGCTGCGTTATGACGAAACCGCCGGTCAGGTGTTCAAGGCGCTGCCGCATACCAAATATCATCGGCTGGCCGCCGGACATGCAGTGGTCATCGTCGATACGGGGGCGCCCGCTTCCGCGGATTTGAGCCGGACGGCGCATGCCGGCTGTCTGTCCTTCGAAATGTCCTCAGGCAAATCCCGCTTCATCATCAATTCCGGCTCGCCGAATTTTGCCGGTGACCGCTACATCCAGGCGGCCCGCGCTACGGCGGCGCATTCCACCGTGACGCTCGACGATACCTCGTCGAGCCAGTTTTCCAAGTCGAAAACCCTCGGCCCGGTGATAGTCAGCGGCGTGAAGAAGGTCATCGTCGAGCGCGCCGAAACCGAAGATGGTCGCGATTATGTCCGGGCTGTCCATGACGGCTACCTCTCGACCTTTGGTTATGCCCATGAGCGCGAGTTGAGCCTGAATGCCAACGGCACCATTCTTGCCGGCCGCGACCGTTTTTTTGTGCCGGAGGGCAAGAAATCGCTGCTGAAGGGCGATGGTCTGGCCTCAGCGCGTTTTCACATCCATCCTTCCATCAGCCTGCTCCAGACCGAGACCGACTCTGCCTTGCTAATCGCGCCGGATGGGGAGACCTGGGTATTGTCCTCGCCGGGCAACGAGGTGCTGGTCGCCGAAGATATCTTTTTTGCCGATGCTTCCGGCATGCGTTCTTCGGACCAGCTCGAGATCGTTTTCCCGATCGCCGAAAA
- a CDS encoding RsmB/NOP family class I SAM-dependent RNA methyltransferase, giving the protein MVLNSNNKKPFNKDGRQSRNRPPQHRPPDSAPAKPGFAARAAATKILAAVIDRKTPLDGMLDAEGGNPAYKALGESDRALVRAILNSALRHLPRIEAAITSLLDSPLPEGARALHHVLVVGAAQILYLDVPDHSAVDIAVEQANQDPRNRRFAKLVNAILRRIGREKQEILARVANVPAMPAWFLARLEAAYGTDAALRISDTQLQPAAIDVTVKSDAEDWAKRLNGVVLPTGGVRLAAFEGSIPSLDGFSEGEWWVQDAAASIPAKLFGSLAGRKVVDLCAAPGGKTAQLILASGKVTALDQSANRLKRLSANLARLGLEAETVVADMARFQPDDLFDAALLDAPCSSTGTTRRHPDVLWTKGPEDIAKLAALQERLLRHALTLVKPGGLVVFSNCSLDPEEGEDLVARVLAETDMAERVPIKPEDWPGLEAAISPLGAFRTTPDMLPLSGGFASGLDGFFAVVLRRTR; this is encoded by the coding sequence TTGGTCTTGAATTCCAACAATAAGAAGCCTTTCAACAAAGACGGAAGACAATCGCGAAATCGCCCACCGCAGCATCGGCCGCCTGATTCGGCGCCTGCCAAGCCCGGATTTGCCGCCCGCGCCGCCGCGACGAAAATCCTGGCGGCCGTTATCGACCGCAAGACACCGCTCGACGGCATGCTGGATGCCGAAGGCGGCAATCCTGCCTATAAGGCGCTTGGCGAGAGCGACCGAGCGCTGGTGCGTGCCATTCTGAACTCGGCGCTGCGCCATTTGCCACGCATCGAGGCGGCGATCACGTCGCTGCTGGATTCGCCGCTACCGGAAGGTGCGCGCGCCCTTCATCATGTGCTGGTGGTGGGCGCCGCGCAGATACTCTATCTCGACGTGCCGGATCATTCCGCCGTCGATATCGCGGTCGAGCAGGCCAACCAGGACCCGCGCAACCGCCGTTTTGCCAAGCTGGTCAACGCCATTCTCCGGCGAATTGGGCGGGAGAAGCAGGAAATTCTGGCCCGTGTCGCCAATGTGCCGGCCATGCCGGCTTGGTTCCTCGCGCGTCTGGAAGCAGCCTATGGCACTGACGCGGCATTGAGGATTTCCGATACGCAATTGCAGCCGGCAGCGATCGACGTCACGGTGAAATCCGATGCTGAAGATTGGGCGAAACGCTTGAATGGCGTCGTTCTGCCGACCGGCGGCGTGCGGCTTGCCGCCTTCGAGGGCTCGATTCCGTCGCTCGATGGATTTTCCGAGGGGGAATGGTGGGTCCAGGATGCCGCCGCCAGCATTCCGGCAAAATTGTTCGGTTCGCTTGCCGGCCGCAAAGTCGTGGATCTGTGCGCTGCACCCGGCGGCAAGACCGCGCAGCTCATCCTTGCCAGTGGCAAGGTGACCGCGCTCGACCAATCCGCCAATCGCCTCAAGCGGCTCTCCGCCAATCTGGCACGGCTCGGGCTGGAAGCGGAAACCGTCGTCGCCGATATGGCCAGGTTTCAGCCCGATGATCTCTTCGACGCCGCTCTTCTCGACGCCCCCTGCTCTTCGACGGGTACCACCCGTCGTCATCCCGACGTGCTCTGGACCAAGGGGCCGGAGGATATCGCCAAGCTTGCTGCTCTGCAGGAGCGCTTGCTTCGCCATGCGTTGACCCTGGTCAAGCCCGGTGGACTTGTCGTCTTCTCCAACTGTTCGCTCGATCCCGAAGAGGGCGAGGATCTCGTCGCGCGCGTCCTGGCCGAGACGGACATGGCCGAGCGCGTGCCGATCAAGCCCGAGGATTGGCCGGGTCTCGAGGCCGCGATCTCACCTCTCGGCGCTTTCCGCACCACGCCCGACATGCTGCCGCTTTCCGGCGGTTTCGCGTCCGGGCTGGATGGATTCTTTGCCGTGGTGCTCCGCCGCACACGATAG
- the htpX gene encoding zinc metalloprotease HtpX: MNLMRTAMLLAFMTALFMGVGYLIGGQAGMMIALVAAAGMNFFSYWNSDRMVLSTYNAQEVDERGAPEFYRIIHDLARNAGLPMPKVYLYDSPQPNAFATGRNPENAAVAASTGLLNALTPEEVAGVMAHELAHVQNRDTLTMTITATLAGAISMLGNFAFFFGGRRDSNNPLGIVGVLVAMIVAPLAAMLVQMAISRTREYSADRRGAEICGNPLWLASALGKIARGAELIPNEEAEGHPATAHMFIINPLSGARMDNLFSTHPDTENRIAALHEMARYGGGAGPTISTSPGFGSTGPILTANPVRKSRSVPNTGRGGSQPPKGPWS; encoded by the coding sequence ATGAACCTCATGCGCACTGCGATGTTGCTTGCCTTCATGACCGCCCTGTTTATGGGCGTCGGCTATTTGATCGGTGGTCAAGCCGGGATGATGATTGCGCTCGTCGCCGCCGCCGGCATGAATTTCTTTTCCTATTGGAATTCCGACCGCATGGTGCTCTCCACCTATAACGCACAGGAGGTGGACGAGCGCGGCGCACCGGAATTCTATCGGATCATTCACGACCTTGCGCGCAATGCTGGCCTGCCGATGCCGAAGGTTTATCTCTATGACAGCCCGCAGCCGAACGCCTTCGCCACAGGCCGCAATCCCGAAAACGCCGCAGTCGCCGCCTCGACCGGCTTGCTCAACGCCCTGACTCCAGAGGAAGTGGCCGGCGTGATGGCTCATGAACTGGCGCATGTGCAGAACCGCGATACGCTGACGATGACGATCACGGCGACGCTGGCCGGGGCCATCTCCATGCTCGGCAATTTCGCCTTCTTCTTCGGTGGTCGCCGCGACAGCAACAATCCTCTCGGCATTGTCGGCGTGCTGGTGGCGATGATCGTTGCGCCCCTTGCAGCCATGCTGGTGCAGATGGCAATCAGCCGTACGCGTGAATATTCGGCCGACCGTCGTGGTGCGGAAATCTGCGGCAATCCCCTTTGGCTCGCCTCGGCGCTTGGCAAGATTGCCCGCGGGGCGGAGCTTATTCCGAATGAGGAGGCCGAAGGTCATCCGGCGACGGCGCATATGTTCATCATCAATCCGCTTTCCGGTGCCCGGATGGACAATCTGTTCTCCACGCATCCGGACACGGAAAACCGCATCGCTGCGCTGCACGAGATGGCGCGGTATGGCGGCGGCGCAGGCCCTACCATCAGCACATCGCCCGGCTTTGGCTCGACGGGACCGATCTTGACTGCTAATCCGGTGCGCAAATCGCGCTCCGTACCGAATACGGGTCGCGGTGGTTCACAACCGCCGAAGGGGCCTTGGTCTTGA
- a CDS encoding DUF1674 domain-containing protein, producing MQIADNDNKSDIDSAEAPRKPLSPAAKRALAEAEERRKAQAQPELPPETGGRGGAEPSRFGDWEINGRAIDF from the coding sequence ATGCAGATTGCAGATAACGATAATAAAAGCGACATCGACTCCGCCGAAGCGCCCCGCAAACCGCTTTCGCCGGCTGCCAAGCGAGCGCTCGCCGAGGCCGAAGAGCGCCGCAAAGCCCAAGCCCAGCCCGAACTTCCCCCTGAAACCGGCGGCCGCGGTGGCGCCGAACCCTCGCGCTTCGGCGATTGGGAGATCAATGGGCGGGCGATCGATTTTTGA
- a CDS encoding alpha/beta hydrolase family protein, which translates to MPVGFRQGLSFDGNRTNWDGTGPRPLAWSAWYPAVDKAIEIPPSAPSWFKQKPVALNAAIKISPNPRPVVLLSHGSGGVVAGLEWLGHGLAQSGFVALGVNHHGHTGTEPYRPEGFLCLWERASDLSALLDAHDWKEALGGALESRAYVAGFSAGAYTTMLVSGARVGYSQFEPDNPHKSPIRGPREFPDLADHIPSLLRNRIFLESWNRRRNSFKDDRFEAALAIAPGRSVLGITEESLGQIKTPVHIIGGDADAIAPATECCSWLHNKMRSSSLEIMQGGVGHYTFLPEPTPQGMKAEPAVFQDAVGLERKSVHDHVARTAVAFFNTSR; encoded by the coding sequence ATGCCCGTAGGCTTTCGTCAGGGTTTATCTTTCGATGGGAATCGAACGAACTGGGACGGCACCGGCCCGCGTCCGCTAGCTTGGTCTGCCTGGTATCCTGCCGTCGATAAGGCGATTGAAATTCCACCGTCCGCGCCTTCTTGGTTTAAGCAAAAACCGGTCGCCCTCAATGCGGCGATCAAAATATCTCCTAATCCGCGACCTGTAGTGCTCTTGTCTCATGGCTCGGGCGGTGTCGTTGCTGGATTGGAATGGCTTGGACATGGTTTGGCGCAATCCGGCTTTGTCGCCCTGGGCGTCAACCATCATGGTCATACAGGCACCGAGCCATACAGACCCGAAGGCTTCCTCTGTCTCTGGGAGAGAGCGAGCGACTTGAGCGCCTTGCTCGATGCCCATGACTGGAAAGAGGCTTTGGGTGGGGCGCTCGAAAGCCGTGCCTATGTCGCGGGCTTCTCCGCCGGCGCCTACACCACGATGCTGGTCTCAGGTGCGCGCGTTGGCTACTCGCAGTTCGAGCCGGATAATCCCCATAAGAGTCCAATACGAGGCCCAAGAGAATTCCCGGATTTGGCCGATCACATTCCTTCGCTGCTTCGGAACAGAATTTTTCTGGAATCATGGAATCGACGAAGGAACAGCTTCAAGGATGATAGATTTGAGGCTGCCTTGGCGATCGCGCCAGGCCGCTCGGTCCTTGGCATTACCGAAGAAAGCCTTGGGCAGATAAAAACGCCTGTTCACATCATCGGAGGCGATGCGGACGCTATCGCACCGGCCACAGAATGTTGTTCTTGGCTTCACAACAAAATGCGGTCGAGTTCCCTGGAAATCATGCAAGGTGGCGTGGGCCACTACACTTTTTTGCCAGAACCCACGCCTCAGGGCATGAAAGCGGAGCCGGCGGTCTTCCAAGACGCCGTTGGCTTAGAGCGAAAGAGCGTACACGACCACGTCGCCCGCACGGCAGTCGCCTTTTTCAACACGTCCAGGTGA